The Misgurnus anguillicaudatus chromosome 21, ASM2758022v2, whole genome shotgun sequence genome includes a window with the following:
- the lingo1b gene encoding leucine-rich repeat and immunoglobulin-like domain-containing nogo receptor-interacting protein 1-B, protein MTFLVTIKMVAREANGHSYLMACWQPILILMLGTVLSGSTTGCPSRCECSGQERSVLCHRRKLIGLPEGIPIETRLLDLSKNRLKAINPEEFINYPHLEELQLNENIIAVIEPGAFSNLLGLRTLGLRNNKLKLIQLGVFTGLSNLTRLDISENKIVILLDYMFQDLYNLKELEVGDNDLVFISHRAFHGLSSLEQLTMERCNLTSVPTEALSHLHNLLSLRLRHLNVNIIQDYSFRRLYRLKVLEIANWPLLETLTARSLHGLNITTLSITNCNLTAVPYLAIQHLVYLRFFNLSFNPIEVVEGNKMHNLLRLQAFHLVGGRLATIEPYSFRGLNYLRVLNVSSNSLSTLEESAFHSVGNLETLALHDNPLACDCRLLWVFRRRWRLNFNRQQPSCETPEFLQGKEFKDFPDVLPANYFTCQKSKIRDHKALHKFVDEGTTVQFSCQADGDPPPVIMWQSPKKQFITTKSIGRLSVSPDGTLEVRYAQIQDNGTYMCVAVNAGGNDTRLAHLHVHSYSPNWPHQPNKTFAFISNQPNDGGANGTGGTDPFPFDMKTLIIATTMGFISFLGVVLFCLVLLFLWSRGKGNAKPNIEIEYVPRKIDGESSPTEGSHKISMKMI, encoded by the coding sequence GTTACCATCAAAATGGTGGCTAGAGAGGCAAATGGGCACAGCTACCTTATGGCATGCTGGCAGCCCATTCTCATCCTGATGCTGGGTACCGTCCTGTCCGGTTCCACCACCGGCTGCCCCTCTCGCTGCGAGTGCAGTGGCCAGGAGCGCTCGGTCTTGTGCCATCGGCGGAAGCTCATCGGCCTCCCCGAGGGAATTCCCATTGAGACGCGACTTTTGGATCTCAGCAAGAATCGTTTGAAAGCCATCAACCCAGAGGAGTTTATCAACTACCCCCACCTGGAGGAGCTACAACTTAATGAGAACATCATTGCAGTCATCGAACCCGGAGCCTTCAGCAACCTCCTTGGGTTAAGAACACTAGGATTACGCAACAACAAGCTTAAGTTGATTCAGCTGGGTGTTTTCACTGGCCTCAGTAACCTCACTAGGTTAGACATTAGTGAGAACAAGATTGTCATTTTGTTGGACTATATGTTTCAAGACCTCTACAACCTAAAAGAGCTGGAGGTTGGGGATAATGACCTGGTGTTTATCTCTCACAGAGCCTTTCACGGCCTCAGTAGCCTAGAGCAGCTCACAATGGAAAGATGCAACCTGACCTCTGTGCCAACAGAGGCCTTAAGTCATCTTCACAACCTGCTGTCCCTCAGGTTACGCCATCTCAACGTCAACATCATTCAAGACTACTCCTTCAGGAGGCTCTATCGACTCAAAGTCTTGGAGATAGCAAATTGGCCTCTTTTGGAGACCTTGACCGCTAGGTCTCTCCATGGTCTCAACATCACAACCTTGAGTATCACAAACTGCAATCTCACTGCCGTCCCTTATTTGGCCATTCAACACCTGGTGTACCTTCGCTTTTTCAACCTGTCCTTTAATCCCATCGAGGTTGTGGAGGGCAACAAAATGCACAATTTGCTGAGGCTCCAGGCATTTCACTTGGTAGGGGGCCGGCTAGCCACTATTGAGCCTTATTCCTTCAGAGGACTCAACTACCTTCGGGTCCTCAACGTATCCAGCAATAGTCTAAGCACTTTAGAGGAGTCTGCGTTTCACTCAGTCGGCAACCTGGAGACGCTGGCCCTCCATGACAACCCACTTGCATGCGACTGTCGTCTACTCTGGGTCTTTCGCCGCCGTTGGAGACTCAATTTCAACCGCCAGCAGCCATCTTGTGAAACGCCAGAGTTTTTGCAGGGTAAAGAGTTTAAAGACTTTCCGGACGTTCTTCCGGCCAATTATTTCACCTGTCAAAAATCAAAGATCCGTGATCACAAAGCACTTCATAAGTTTGTAGATGAGGGGACCACGGTTCAATTCTCTTGTCAAGCAGATGGGGACCCACCACCCGTGATAATGTGGCAGTCTCCGAAAAAGCAATTCATTACTACTAAAAGCATTGGCCGGCTGTCGGTGTCTCCTGACGGCACCTTGGAGGTTCGATATGCCCAAATACAAGACAATGGCACGTACATGTGTGTTGCCGTCAACGCAGGCGGAAATGATACACGTTTGGCCCACCTCCACGTTCATAGCTATTCTCCAAACTGGCCCCATCAACCCAACAAGACCTTTGCCTTCATTTCAAACCAGCCCAATGATGGTGGTGCAAATGGGACTGGTGGTACAGATCCGTTTCCCTTCGATATGAAGACTCTCATTATCGCCACAACTATGGGCTTCATCTCGTTCCTCGGAGTGGTGCTTTTCTGTCTGGTGCTCCTGTTCCTCTGGAGTCGAGGAAAGGGCAATGCCAAGCCAAACATTGAGATTGAGTATGTGCCACGAAAAATAGACGGAGAAAGCAGCCCAACTGAAGGATCTCACAAGATCAGTATGAAAATGATTTAA